The DNA sequence TCGCTGCTTCGGCTAAGGCCTATTTATCTGCCCTCAATAAGCTGCACGATCCACGGCAAGCGAAGTTAAATGCCCAAATGGCGCCCTGAGCCAGGACATCGGCTCTAAATATTATCTAAATCATTGTTTTTATTGGAATTATTTTCAATGGCTTGGTTTTGGGGTGATGAAAATTACCCCGTTTACCCTCGGATCTCTGCTACAATTCGAGGGCTTTGATTTATAAAGCTTTTTTGTATTTATTTGTTTAATTAATCGCACGACACAATTTGGGGTGAAAGCTCTTGTGTTCGCAAGTTAGGAGTAGAAAATGGCAGTTGCTGATATCAAAACGGCGGAAATCGTCAAAGACAACGCGCGTAGCGCAAACGACACGGGCAGTCCAGAGGTACAGGTTGCATTGCTGACCGCCCGCATCAATGAATTAACCCCCCATTTCAAGGCTAACGCCAAAGACCATCACAGCCGTCGTGGCTTGTTGAAGATGGTTTCACGCCGCCGCCGCCTTTTGGATTACCTCAAAGGCAAGGATTTGGCTCGCTATCGCACATTGATCGAGAAATTAGGTCTCCGTAAGTAAATCGTATCCGTATTGCCATGCCATCTTGCCTTGAGGGTGACTCATTCGTGATTCAGTCTTGGGTAGATGGCATATTTTTTGAGCGTTTTAGATTACCTGCTTAGGGGATCGTGTCATTCCAATGAGTTTCTGAACACCGTGTTCAGTGCCTCCCTGGAATGGCATCCCTTGTAATCTGTAATCGCTCCAGTGGTGTCGTAGCGCTGATTTATCTGCGACGCAAGTAGTAAACGCACCCGGCATTCATGTGAATGCGGTGTGAACTAAATTGGAAAAGATCAAAATGACCATGTTTAAAAAAGTAGTGAAAAGTTTTCAATGGGGCAACCACCAGGTAACGATGGAAACGGGCGAAATCGCTCGTCAGTCCGGCGGCGCTGTGATTGTCAACGTCGACGATACCGTCGTCATGGGTACTGTGGTGGCAGCACGTTCTGCTAAAGCAGGACAAAACTTCTTTCCACTGACAGTGGATTACATTGAGAAGACCTATGCTGCAGGCAAGATCCCAGGTGGATTCTTCCGCCGCGAAGGCCGTCCATCGGAAGGCGAGACTTTAACGTCCCGCTTGATTGACCGCCCACTGCGCCCTTTGTTTCCTGAAGGCTTTCTGAACGAAGTTCAGGTAGTAGTGCATGTACTGTCGATTAATCCCGATGTGCCTGCTGATATTCCAGCGTTGATTGCAGCATCGGCTGCGTTAGCGGTATCGGGCATTCCATTTAACGGCCCGGTTGGCGCTGCTCGCGTGGGCTACCGTGATGGCCAGTATTTGCTGAACCCAACCCGTACTGAGCAGTTAACCAGCCAGATGGATTTGATCGTTGCTGGTACCCAAGCCGCTGTATTAATGGTGGAATCCGAAGCGCAGCAATTGCCAGAAGACATCATGCTTGGCGCCGTTGTATACGGTCACGAGCAAATGCAGACTGCGATCAATGCGATTCAAGATTTGGTGCGCGACGCCGGTAAGCCCGAGTGGGATTGGTCTGCTGAGCCAAAAGATGAGCCTTTGATTGCGAAGGTAACCGCACTGGCTGATGCACCATTACGCGAAGCGTATCAATTGCGTCAAAAACAAGCTCGCTCGGATAAGTTAAAAGCCATTACCAAAGATGTCATGGCAAAAATGGCCGCCGATGGCGCAGTCGATGAAGTAGCGGTTGGTAATATTTTGTTTGATATCGAAGCGAAGATTGTGCGTAGCCAAATTTTGAATGGCGAGCCACGGATTGATGGTCGCGATACGCGCACCGTACGTCCGATTGAAATTCGCAATGGCGTATTGCCACGTACTCACGGCTCTGCCTTGTTTACTCGTGGTGAGACCCAGGCTTTGGTGATTGCGACTTTGGGTACTGCCCGTGATGAGCAAATCATTGATGCACTCGAAGGTGAGTACCGCGATCGCTTCATGTTCCACTACAACATGCCTCCGTTTGCTACTGGTGAAACCGGCCGCGTTGGTACACCCAAGCGCCGTGAAATCGGCCATGGTCGTTTAGCCAAGCGCGCCTTGATTCCAGTACTGCCAAGCCCAGAAGATTTTGCGTACAGCATTCGGGTTGTTTCTGAAATTACCGAGTCCAATGGCTCCTCATCGATGGCCTCCGTTTGTGGCGGCTGTTTGGCGCTGATGGATGCTGGTGTGCCTGTAAAAGCGCACGTTGCTGGCGTAGCAATGGGCCTGATTTTGGATGGCAATCGCTTTGCAGTCTTGACCGACATCTTAGGCGACGAAGATCACCTTGGCGATATGGACTTTAAAGTGGCCGGAACAGCCAATGGTATTACCGCGCTGCAGATGGACATCAAGGTACAAGGCATCACCAAAGAAATCATGCAAGTGGCATTGGCACAAGCCAAAGAAGGTCGCCTGCACATCTTGAGTGAAATGCAATCGGCCATGGGCACGATTCGCACTGAGTTGTCCGAGCATGCACCACGCATGGTGTCGTTCAAGATTCACCCCGACAAGATTCGTGAAGTGATTGGCAAGGGCGGTGCAACCATCCAGGCCTTGACCAAAGAAACCGGTTGCAGCATCGATATCAAAGATGACGGCACCGTCACGATCGCCTCTACAAGCGCAGAAGGCATGGCAGAAGCTAAAGCCCGCATCGAAGGCATTACTGCCGAAGCTGAAGTCGGCAAGATTTACGAAGGCCCCGTAGTTAAGTTGCTTGAGTTTGGCGCCTTGGTGAATATTCTTCCTGGCAAAGACGGTCTATTGCACATTTCTGAGATCTCCAATGAGCGCGTCAAAGAAGTAAAAGACTTCCTCCAAGAAGGCCAAGTGGTTCGCGTGAAGTTATTGGCTGCAGATGAGCGCGGCCGTTTACGCCTCTCACTCAAAGCAGCGATGGCAGAAGAGGGCGGCACGATTGCTCCTTTGGCTGGCGCAGCAGAGTCATCCACTGAAGAACAGGCCTAAGCTTTTATTGGTGCTTTTTAAATAGGAACTGTGCGATGCGTGTTGTTGAAATTCGTGAATTTGGTGCCCCTGAGGTATTGATTCCTACGACTCGACCAGATCCTGCTCTACCCAGCGCAGGATCAGGTGAAATTTTGATCAAAGTTCTGGCAGCCGGAATTAATCGTCCCGATGTGTTGCAACGCAAAGGGCATTACCCGGTTCCTGCTGGTGCATCGGATATTCCTGGGCTTGAAGTGGCCGGTGAAATCATTGGCGGCGATCTAGCTCATGCCGATAATCAGTTCGGACTCAAGGTGGGTGACAAAGTGTGCGCCCTTGTGCAGGGTGGTGGCTATGCTGAACTCTGCCTTGCCCCGGTTGCGCAATGCCTGCCTTATCCCACCGGCTTTACTGATCTGGAAGCAGCTTCCTTGCCCGAAACATTCTTTACCGTTTGGAGCAACGTCTTTATGCGCGGTGAGCTTGCTCCAGGTGAAACATTGTTGGTCCAGGGCGGGTCAAGCGGCATTGGCGTGACTGCCATTTTGATTGCGAAAGCCTTAGGTCACCGTGTTTTTGTAACTGCTGGAACCGATGAAAAATGCGCAGCCTGTATCGAGCTTGGCGCAGACCTGGCCATCAATTACAAAACCCAAGACTTTGTGGAAGAAATCAAGAAAGCCACCGACGGCAAGGGTGTGAACGTTATTCTGGACATGGTTACCGGCACCTATTTGCAGCGTGAGATTGACTGCTTAGCCGATGACGGTCGTATTGTCATCATCGCCATCATGGGTGGCTCTAAATCAGAGGTCAATACCGGACAAATCTTGCGTCGTCGTTTAACGATTACCGGCTCTACGCTGCGCCCAAGACCAGTCTCCTTTAAGCGTGAAATTGCGAAACAGCTATTTGACAGGGTCTGGCCGATCATGAATCAAGGGGCCTTGAAGCCAGTGATTTATAAGACGTATAGCCTTGATCAGGCGTCCGAAGCGCATCGCTTGATGGAATCGAGCGAGCACGTTGGCAAGATTGTTTTAACAGTTTGACATAGGCTTAGCTAAAGCATGCGTCCGATAACGGTGATTGGTAACTGGAAAATGAACGGCAGTAAAGCTGCCTGCCGCCAGTGGATTGACACAGTTTGTGCGGAGATGGAAAAAGGCATGCCAGCGGGTCGTCGTTTTGCGTTGTGCCCGCCTTATCCTTATCTATCGGATTGCAGCCAGCAGATTTCAGCATGCTCTTCTGCGTCGCTTGCGCTGGGTGCGCAAGATGTCTCCGCCGAAATGGGCGGCGCCTTTACGGGTGAGGTAAGTGCGGCCATGCTGCATGAATTTGACTGCAAATATGTCTTAGTGGGGCATTCGGAGCGCCGTGACCGCTTTAATGAATCCGATCGATTGATTGCGGAGAAGGCACTACAAGCATTGGACCAGGGCTTAACGCCGGTGATTTGCGTAGGCGAGACTGCGGATGAGCGGAACTCAGGCAGGGCGGTTGAAGTAGTGCGGGCGCAGGTTGCGCGGCAAATTGCCATTTTGCAAGATCGTTTAGTCGACTCCTTACTGGCCTACGAGCCAGTGTGGGCGATTGGGACCGGCAAGGTAGCAAGCGCTCAAATTGCACAAGACATGCACCGCGAGATTCGCTTGCAATTGGCAGAGTTCAATGCAGACGTTGCTTCGCATATTGGTATTTTGTATGGCGGCAGTGTGAAGTTTGACAATGCGGTAGAGCTATTTGGCATGCCCGACATTGATGGTGGATTAATTGGCGGCGCTTCCTTAGATCCGCAGGAATTCTTGGCTATTTGCCGAGCATAAATTTTTTATTGGAGATAAACCATGGAATGGTTAAAAACAGCGTTGATGGTGGTTCAAGTGTGTTCTGCCTTGGCAATCATCTTATTGGTTCTATTGCAGCAAGGTAAGGGTGCCGATATGGGCGCCGCCTTCGGCTCAGGCGCTTCTGGAAGCGTCTTTGGTGCCAGCGGCTCGGCCAACTTCTTATCCCACGCTACTGCCGTACTCGCTTTTGTTTTCTTCTCGGCGACGATTGCGATTACGTGGATTGGCAATAAAAAGCCTGCTGATGCCGGTGTTTTGTCGGGTACTACTGCGCCTGCGGCAGCCGGAGCGAATCCGCCTGCGGCCCCAGCCCAAGACCCATCGAAACCAGCAGTACCAAAATAAAAAAATACAGCTACAAAAAATAGTGAAATGACATCATTTTTTGTAGGAATTAAGCGAAGTACTGGTAGTCCTCTTGCAGTAGAATTGATGGGTTTTACGAATGCCGACGTGGTGAAATTGGTAGACACGCTATCTTGAGGGGGTAGTGGCTTAGGCTGTGCGAGTTCGAGTCTCGCCGTCGGCACCAATTTGTAAGTGATTTGCTCTAAGTCAATTTTTATATTTGGCTTTTAGTCCATAATCAAACGTGTTTATTGGGATATTTTTAGAGTTAATTTAGGACTTAAAACTGCCTTCAGATCAGGACTGCTTTGGACCTCGCTAATTACTTCCCCATCTTGCTTTTCATTCTCGTCGGCATCGCCGTCGGAATTGTGCCGATGTTTTTGGGTAAGGTCTTAGCGCCATCCCGTCCTGACGCAGAAAAACTCTCTTCCTACGAGTGCGGCTTTGAAGCTTTTGAAGATGCGCGCATGAAATTCGATGTGCGCTATTACCTGGTTGCCATCCTCTTTATTTTGTTTGACCTGGAAACTGCCTTTTTATTCCCTTGGGGTGTTGCGCTGCGCGACATCGGCTGGGAAGGCTATGTATCCATGGTGGTATTCCTCTTTGTATTCATCGTGGGATTCGTCTACATCTGGAAAAAGGGCGCTCTCGACTGGGAGTGATCGTTATGGCACTGGAAGGCGTTCTCAAAGAAGGATTTATTACCACCTCAGCGGATCAGTTGATTAACTGGACCCGTACGGGATCCTTGTGGCCAATGACTTTTGGCTTAGCATGCTGTGCAGTCGAGATGATGCACGCTGGTGCGGCCCGATATGACTTGGATCGCTTCGGTGTGGTCTTCCGTCCTTCGCCACGCCAATCCGATCTCATGATTGTGGCGGGTACCCTCTGCAATAAGATGGCTCCAGCCTTGCGTAAGGTTTACGATCAAATGCCGGAGCCTCGCTGGGTGATTTCCATGGGCTCCTGTGCTAACGGCGGCGGCTATTACCATTACTCCTATTCTGTTGTGCGCGGCTGTGATCGTATCGTGCCGGTGGATATTTATGTGCCAGGTTGCCCGCCGACTGCGGAAGCCCTCATCTACGGCATTATTCAATTGCAAGCCAAAATTGGCCGCACTAGCACCATCGCGCGGAAGGCATAAGGAATGTCTGAGCGCCTGATTCAACTGCAATCTCATGTCGAACGCGCTCTAGGTGGTCGGGTGCAGTCGATCACCTTGGCCTTGAATGAGTTAACGGTGGTGTTGCGTGCGGATACCTATTTAGAGTCTGCGCTGATTTTGCGTGACGACCCGGCACTAGGTTTTGAGCAGCTAATTGATTTATGCGGCATTGACTACCAAGACTACCTTGATGGTACATATAGCGGCCCCCGTTTTGCGGTGGTGACCCATTTGCTGTCAGTGAAGCACAATCTGCGTTTACGCCTACGGGTCTTTGCGCCAGACGATAGCTATCCCTTGGTTTCCTCATTGACTTCCGTCTGGGCCTCGGCAAACTGGTTTGAGCGCGAAGCATTTGACCTCTTTGGTATTTTGTTTGATGGCCACGCTGATCTGCGCCGCATCTTGACCGACTATGGCTTTATTGGCCATCCCTTCCGTAAGGATTTCCCGATTTCTGGGAACGTGGAAATGCGCTACGACCCCGAGCTGCAGCGGGTTGTGTACCAGCCGGTCACGATTGAGACTCGCGAGGTTACGCCGCGCGTAGTGCGGGAAGAGCAATACGGAGGCCCAGTTTAATCATGGCCGAGATTAAAAATTACACCCTGAACTTTGGTCCACAGCATCCAGCTGCGCACGGCGTATTGCGCTTAGTGCTAGAGCTCGACGGCGAAGTCATTCAGCGCGCTGATCCGCACATTGGTTTATTGCATCGTGCCACTGAAAAACTCGCCGAGACCCGTACCTGGATTCAGAGCGTGCCTTACATGGATCGCCTCGATTACGTCTCGATGATGGTGAACGAGCATGCGTATGTGATGGCCATTGAAAAATTACTCAACGTGGATGTGCCGCTGCGCGCGCAATACATCCGCGTGATGTATGACGAGTTAACCCGTTTACTCAATCACTTATTGTGGATTGGTTGCCATGGCTTGGACGTCGGCGCTATGGCGGTCTTCTTGTATGCCTTCCGCGATCGCGAAGATATTTTTGACATGTATGAAGCCGTCTCTGGCGCGCGCATGCATGCAGCCTACTACCGTCCAGGTGGCGTCTATCGTGATCTGCCCGAGCGCATGCCGCAGTTTGCTGAATCCAAGACCCGCAGTAGCAGTGCGCTCAAGCGTCTCAATGAAGATCGTAGCGGTTCCTTGCTGGATTTCATTGACGCATTTACCCAGCGTTTCCCCGGAAACGTCGATGAGTACTGCAATTTGTTAACGGATAACCGCATTTGGAAGCAGCGCCTCGTAGGTATTGGTGTTGTCTCGCCTGAGCGCGCCTTGCAACTGGGCTTTACTGGCCCCATGCTCCGTGGTTCTGGCGTGGAGTGGGATTTGCGTAAGAAGCAACCGTACGAAGTCTATGACCGCTTGCAGTTTGATATTCCAGTGGGTGTCAATGGCGACTCCTATGACCGCTACTTAATCCGTATGGAAGAGATGCGCCAATCCAATCGCATTGTTCAGCAATGCGTTGCTTGGTTGCGCGCCAATCCTGGTCCGGTGATGAGTGATAACCATAAAGTATCGCCACCCGCCCGCGTGGATATGAAAACCAATATGGAAGAGTTGATTCACCACTTCAAACTCTTTACCGAAGGCATTCATGTTCCAGCAGGCGAGGCCTATGCTGCGGTCGAGCACCCCAAAGGTGAGTTCGGTATCTACGCTGTATCGGATGGCGCTAATAAGCCATACCGCTTAAAAATCCGTGCCCCTGGTTTTGTGCATTTGGCATCCCTGGATGAAATGGCCCGCGGCCACATGATTGCGGATGCAGTAACCATTATTGGTACACAAGATATTGTGTTCGGCGAGATCGATCGCTAATCGCTTGGACACTCTGGACTAATTCATGACACACACTCCAACCATGCAACTATCTGCCAAGACCCGCGCCGATATGGAGCGCAATATTGCCAAGTACCCCGCCGATCAAAAGCAATCGGCTGTGATGGCATGTTTAATTGCAGCGCAAACCGAAGTAGGCTGGGTCTCGCCTGAGGTGATTGCTGAGGTTGCATCTGTATTGGGCATGACCACCATTGCAGTGGATGAAGTCGCCACTTTTTACAATATGTATGACACCAAACCCATTGGGCGTCACAAAATTGTGGTGTGCACCAATTTGCCATGCCAGCTCAGCAATGGCGAGCGCGCCGCCAATCATTTAAAGCAGCGGCTGGGGATTGGTTTTAATGAGACCACGCCTTGCGGCACATTTACCTTAAAAGAGGGTGAGTGTATGGGTGCCTGTGGTGATTCCCCAGTGATGCTGGTGAACAATAAAACCATGTGTAGTTTTATGAGCAATGAAAAAATTGATGCGCTCTTGGATGAGTTGCGCGCTTCGGCAAAAGGACAGCCAGCATGACCAGTCTGCACAGCCGTCACATCAAGCCATTAATTTTGGCTGGCCTCACTGGTGATAACTGGGGCCTCAAAGATTATGAGAGCCGCGGCGGTTATCAGCAGTTGCGCCGAATTCTGAAGGACAAAGTCACGCCAGACGCTTTGATTGCAGAATTAAAAGCATCGTCACTGCGCGGTCGTGGCGGCGCAGGATTTCCGACTGGACTGAAGTGGAGTTTTATGCCCCGTCAGTTCCCGGGTCAGAAGTATTTGGTTTGCAATAGCGATGAGGGTGAGCCCGGTACGTTTAAAGACCGTGACATCATGCGCTACAACCCACATGCATTGATCGAGGGCATGATCATCGGTGCCTACACCATGGGCATTAGCGTTGGCTATAACTACATTCACGGCGAAATCTGGGAAGTCTATACCCGCTTCGAAGAGGCATTAGAACAGGCCCGTGCCGCAGGTTATTTGGGTGATTCCATCCTAGGAACGGATTTTAATTTCCAGCTGCATGCATCGCCAGGCTGGGGTGCCTACATTTGCGGTGAAGAAACTGCGTTGCTGGAATCCCTCGAAGGCAAAAAGGGTCAACCCCGTTTCAAACCGCCATTTCCAGCGAGCTTTGGTTTGTATGGCAAGCCCACGACAATTAACAATACGGAAACCTTCGCGGCCGTGCCATTCATATTGGCAATTGGTGGTGAGGCGTATTTGCAACTCGGCAAGCCCAATAATGGCGGCACAAAGATTTTCTCGGTGTCGGGTGACGTAGTGCATCCCGGTAATTACGAGGTTCCTCTCGGAACGCCGTTCTCAGAGCTCTTGCAGCTCGCTGGCGGTATGCGCGAAGGAAAAGCATTAAAGGCAGTAATCCCAGGCGGATCATCGGCGCCGGTTATTCCGGGCGCCATGATGATGGATCTCACGATGGACTACGACAGCATTGCAAAAGCGGGTTCGATGTTGGGTTCAGGCGCGGTCATCGTCATGAATGACACCCGTTGCATGGTGAAGTCGCTCTTGCGCCTATCGTATTTCTATCACGAAGAGTCGTGCGGACAGTGCACCCCATGCCGTGAGGGCACCGGCTGGTTGTGGCGCATCGTTAATCGCATTGAGCATGGACAAGGGCGCCCAGAAGATTTGGATTTGCTGAATGACGTTGCGGCAAATATTCAGGGTAGAACCATTTGCGCTTTAGGCGATGCGGCTGCAATGCCAGTGCGCGGCATGCTCAAGCACTATATGGATGAATTTGCGTACCACGTTGAGCACAAGCGTTGCATCGTGCCTGAATACGTTTAGTACTACTAGAAAAGAGAAGGATTTATTGACGTGAGCATGGTTGAAATCGAATTGGACGGTAAGGCAGTCGAAGTTCCGCAAGGTTCGATGGTGATGCATGCCGCAAATAAATTGGGAACCTATATTCCCCATTTCTGCTATCACAAGAAATTATCGATCGCAGCCAATTGCCGCATGTGCTTAGTTGAGGTTGAAAAAGCACCCAAACCATTGCCTGCCTGCGCAACGCCAGTAACTCAGGGCATGAAGGTCTTTACGCATTCTGCAAAAGCAGTGGAAGCGCAACGCTCGGTTATGGAATTCTTGCTCATTAATCACCCACTGGATTGCCCGATTTGCGATCAAGGTGGTGAGTGTCAATTGCAGGATTTATCCGTTGGTTACGGCAAATCCACATCGCGCTACAGTGAAGAAAAGCGCGTGGTGTTTCATAAGAATGTAGGGCCGCTCATTTCCATGGAAGAGATGACGCGTTGCATTCATTGCACCCGCTGCGTTCGTTTTGGCCAAGAAGTTTCTGGAATCATGGAATTGGGCATGGTCAATCGCGGCGAGCATTCTGAGATCACCACCTTCTCTGGTCAAACGATTGATTCCGAATTATCGGGAAATATGATTGATATTTGCCCAGTCGGCGCCTTAACGAGCAAGCCATTCCGTTACGCTGCGCGTACCTGGGAGCTCGGCCGTAAGCGTTCATTGAGCCCGCACGATAGCTTGGGCACCAACACCACAGTACAAACCAAAGCCAATCGTGTGATGCGAGTTGTGGCTCTGGAAAATGAAGCCATTAATGAATGCTGGATTAGTGACCGCGACCGTTTTGCCTACGAAGGCGTAAATAGTGCAGAGCGCTTGACTGTGCCGATGGTCAAGCAAGAGGGCAAATGGCTTGAAACGGATTGGGAGTCTGCCTTAGAGTACGTTACCCGTTCTTTGAAAACCATTACAGCGGATCATGGCGCTGATGCGCTTGCGGCCATCGCTCACCCAATCTCGAGCGTAGAAGAATTGCATCTCCTGCAAAAAGTCGTTCGTGCAATGGGATCTGATCGCGTTGAGACGCGCCTACGTCAAACTGACATGCGCGGTAGTGCCACTGCACCATGGCTAGGTATGCCAATTGCCAATGTGAGCCAATTGGATCGAGCACTCGTGATTGGTAGTTTTTTACGTAAAGAGCAGCCACTGATTGCGGCGCGTTTACGTACTGCTACGAAGCGTGGCCTCCAGGTTTCTCGCATTGATGCGGGTGGTGATGATTGGTTGATGCCTTCGCTGGGCATTCCTGCGGCGCCGAGTCGCTGGACAGCAGTGCTGACTGAAGTAGCCAGCGCGATTGCAAAAGCAAACGCAAGTCAATTGCCCGCAGGCATTCAGGGTGGGGCGGTTTCGCCAGAAGCCCAAGCCATTGCAGATAGCCTTTTATCTGGAAGCAATAAGGCAGTGCTTTTGGGTTCTGCTGCCATTGCGCACACCCATGCTTCGAATTTGCATATGCTAGCCCAATTTATTGCCGAGCAAACCGGTGCTACCTTTGGATTTTTACCGGTTGGCGGCAATGCCGTTGCGGCACCGCTGCTGCAAGCTGTTCAGCAAAAACCCAATGCGGGTATTGATTCTGTTCTCGACGGTAGCGCTCGCGCAGTCCTTTTGCTCAATGTGGAGCCATTATCTGATTTGCCCAATCCACAGCAAAGCCGTGCAGCCCTCATAAAGGCCGATACCGTTATCGCGCTGAGTGCGTTTGCTAGCA is a window from the Polynucleobacter difficilis genome containing:
- the rpsO gene encoding 30S ribosomal protein S15, whose amino-acid sequence is MAVADIKTAEIVKDNARSANDTGSPEVQVALLTARINELTPHFKANAKDHHSRRGLLKMVSRRRRLLDYLKGKDLARYRTLIEKLGLRK
- the pnp gene encoding polyribonucleotide nucleotidyltransferase; this translates as MTMFKKVVKSFQWGNHQVTMETGEIARQSGGAVIVNVDDTVVMGTVVAARSAKAGQNFFPLTVDYIEKTYAAGKIPGGFFRREGRPSEGETLTSRLIDRPLRPLFPEGFLNEVQVVVHVLSINPDVPADIPALIAASAALAVSGIPFNGPVGAARVGYRDGQYLLNPTRTEQLTSQMDLIVAGTQAAVLMVESEAQQLPEDIMLGAVVYGHEQMQTAINAIQDLVRDAGKPEWDWSAEPKDEPLIAKVTALADAPLREAYQLRQKQARSDKLKAITKDVMAKMAADGAVDEVAVGNILFDIEAKIVRSQILNGEPRIDGRDTRTVRPIEIRNGVLPRTHGSALFTRGETQALVIATLGTARDEQIIDALEGEYRDRFMFHYNMPPFATGETGRVGTPKRREIGHGRLAKRALIPVLPSPEDFAYSIRVVSEITESNGSSSMASVCGGCLALMDAGVPVKAHVAGVAMGLILDGNRFAVLTDILGDEDHLGDMDFKVAGTANGITALQMDIKVQGITKEIMQVALAQAKEGRLHILSEMQSAMGTIRTELSEHAPRMVSFKIHPDKIREVIGKGGATIQALTKETGCSIDIKDDGTVTIASTSAEGMAEAKARIEGITAEAEVGKIYEGPVVKLLEFGALVNILPGKDGLLHISEISNERVKEVKDFLQEGQVVRVKLLAADERGRLRLSLKAAMAEEGGTIAPLAGAAESSTEEQA
- a CDS encoding NAD(P)H-quinone oxidoreductase — its product is MRVVEIREFGAPEVLIPTTRPDPALPSAGSGEILIKVLAAGINRPDVLQRKGHYPVPAGASDIPGLEVAGEIIGGDLAHADNQFGLKVGDKVCALVQGGGYAELCLAPVAQCLPYPTGFTDLEAASLPETFFTVWSNVFMRGELAPGETLLVQGGSSGIGVTAILIAKALGHRVFVTAGTDEKCAACIELGADLAINYKTQDFVEEIKKATDGKGVNVILDMVTGTYLQREIDCLADDGRIVIIAIMGGSKSEVNTGQILRRRLTITGSTLRPRPVSFKREIAKQLFDRVWPIMNQGALKPVIYKTYSLDQASEAHRLMESSEHVGKIVLTV
- the tpiA gene encoding triose-phosphate isomerase — translated: MRPITVIGNWKMNGSKAACRQWIDTVCAEMEKGMPAGRRFALCPPYPYLSDCSQQISACSSASLALGAQDVSAEMGGAFTGEVSAAMLHEFDCKYVLVGHSERRDRFNESDRLIAEKALQALDQGLTPVICVGETADERNSGRAVEVVRAQVARQIAILQDRLVDSLLAYEPVWAIGTGKVASAQIAQDMHREIRLQLAEFNADVASHIGILYGGSVKFDNAVELFGMPDIDGGLIGGASLDPQEFLAICRA
- the secG gene encoding preprotein translocase subunit SecG, with translation MEWLKTALMVVQVCSALAIILLVLLQQGKGADMGAAFGSGASGSVFGASGSANFLSHATAVLAFVFFSATIAITWIGNKKPADAGVLSGTTAPAAAGANPPAAPAQDPSKPAVPK
- a CDS encoding NADH-quinone oxidoreductase subunit A, translating into MDLANYFPILLFILVGIAVGIVPMFLGKVLAPSRPDAEKLSSYECGFEAFEDARMKFDVRYYLVAILFILFDLETAFLFPWGVALRDIGWEGYVSMVVFLFVFIVGFVYIWKKGALDWE
- a CDS encoding NuoB/complex I 20 kDa subunit family protein → MALEGVLKEGFITTSADQLINWTRTGSLWPMTFGLACCAVEMMHAGAARYDLDRFGVVFRPSPRQSDLMIVAGTLCNKMAPALRKVYDQMPEPRWVISMGSCANGGGYYHYSYSVVRGCDRIVPVDIYVPGCPPTAEALIYGIIQLQAKIGRTSTIARKA
- a CDS encoding NADH-quinone oxidoreductase subunit C produces the protein MSERLIQLQSHVERALGGRVQSITLALNELTVVLRADTYLESALILRDDPALGFEQLIDLCGIDYQDYLDGTYSGPRFAVVTHLLSVKHNLRLRLRVFAPDDSYPLVSSLTSVWASANWFEREAFDLFGILFDGHADLRRILTDYGFIGHPFRKDFPISGNVEMRYDPELQRVVYQPVTIETREVTPRVVREEQYGGPV
- a CDS encoding NADH-quinone oxidoreductase subunit D, coding for MAEIKNYTLNFGPQHPAAHGVLRLVLELDGEVIQRADPHIGLLHRATEKLAETRTWIQSVPYMDRLDYVSMMVNEHAYVMAIEKLLNVDVPLRAQYIRVMYDELTRLLNHLLWIGCHGLDVGAMAVFLYAFRDREDIFDMYEAVSGARMHAAYYRPGGVYRDLPERMPQFAESKTRSSSALKRLNEDRSGSLLDFIDAFTQRFPGNVDEYCNLLTDNRIWKQRLVGIGVVSPERALQLGFTGPMLRGSGVEWDLRKKQPYEVYDRLQFDIPVGVNGDSYDRYLIRMEEMRQSNRIVQQCVAWLRANPGPVMSDNHKVSPPARVDMKTNMEELIHHFKLFTEGIHVPAGEAYAAVEHPKGEFGIYAVSDGANKPYRLKIRAPGFVHLASLDEMARGHMIADAVTIIGTQDIVFGEIDR
- the nuoE gene encoding NADH-quinone oxidoreductase subunit NuoE codes for the protein MTHTPTMQLSAKTRADMERNIAKYPADQKQSAVMACLIAAQTEVGWVSPEVIAEVASVLGMTTIAVDEVATFYNMYDTKPIGRHKIVVCTNLPCQLSNGERAANHLKQRLGIGFNETTPCGTFTLKEGECMGACGDSPVMLVNNKTMCSFMSNEKIDALLDELRASAKGQPA
- the nuoF gene encoding NADH-quinone oxidoreductase subunit NuoF, whose amino-acid sequence is MTSLHSRHIKPLILAGLTGDNWGLKDYESRGGYQQLRRILKDKVTPDALIAELKASSLRGRGGAGFPTGLKWSFMPRQFPGQKYLVCNSDEGEPGTFKDRDIMRYNPHALIEGMIIGAYTMGISVGYNYIHGEIWEVYTRFEEALEQARAAGYLGDSILGTDFNFQLHASPGWGAYICGEETALLESLEGKKGQPRFKPPFPASFGLYGKPTTINNTETFAAVPFILAIGGEAYLQLGKPNNGGTKIFSVSGDVVHPGNYEVPLGTPFSELLQLAGGMREGKALKAVIPGGSSAPVIPGAMMMDLTMDYDSIAKAGSMLGSGAVIVMNDTRCMVKSLLRLSYFYHEESCGQCTPCREGTGWLWRIVNRIEHGQGRPEDLDLLNDVAANIQGRTICALGDAAAMPVRGMLKHYMDEFAYHVEHKRCIVPEYV